From Candidatus Zixiibacteriota bacterium, the proteins below share one genomic window:
- a CDS encoding winged helix-turn-helix domain-containing protein, translating to MDEAKYRESRVCRLLGNPVVYQLVLFLDNGGPLTPSQLAKHAGRSVQTVSGHLAKLRAADLVRYNTDGKQVRYWLKHKRETGRLLRALEAVVRSASKLPPVGFGRTPQAAAATERRLSSPHRLDSF from the coding sequence ATGGACGAGGCCAAATATCGCGAATCCAGAGTGTGCCGTCTGCTGGGCAATCCGGTGGTCTACCAGTTGGTGCTGTTTCTGGACAACGGTGGTCCGCTCACCCCGAGCCAGCTCGCCAAGCATGCCGGGCGGTCGGTTCAAACCGTGAGCGGTCATCTCGCAAAGCTCCGGGCCGCCGATCTGGTCAGGTACAACACCGATGGGAAGCAGGTTCGCTACTGGCTCAAGCACAAACGCGAGACGGGCAGGCTTCTCAGAGCTCTGGAAGCCGTCGTGCGCTCCGCGAGCAAGCTTCCTCCAGTGGGCTTTGGGAGGACCCCACAGGCCGCGGCCGCCACGGAACGGCGCCTTAGCTCCCCCCATCGTTTGGACAGTTTTTGA